In one uncultured Cohaesibacter sp. genomic region, the following are encoded:
- a CDS encoding ABC transporter substrate-binding protein: protein MTDKTNNQPDDLDWDDEYFSSDFTRRQTLDMFAAGGLTALLGSMMGGLSSPAFASSADEIVRIGYLPITDATALLVAHGMGYFEDEGLKTERPTLIRGWSPLVEGFVAGKFNLVHFLKPIPVWMRYNNNIPVKLMAWAHTNGSGLVVGRHTDIEDFSQLGGKQVAVPFWYSMHNIVLQYALRKSGITPVIKGEGEALAANECNLQILPPPEMPAALASKKIDAYIVAEPFNAMGEIKAGARMLRFTGDIWKNHPCCVICMHEEATTEKKEWTQKVMNAVVRAQIYASQNKAEVARLMSKDGEKYLPMPAKVVERAMTLYTEEESYEKSGAIKHASEWGNGRIDFQPWPYPSATKLIVEEMNKTVVGGDTTFLNGLDPQFVADDLVNYEYVKNALEKYPEWKNDPSVNAADPFNREEILSL, encoded by the coding sequence ATGACCGACAAGACAAACAACCAGCCCGACGATCTCGATTGGGACGACGAGTATTTCTCCTCCGACTTCACGCGCAGACAAACACTCGACATGTTTGCTGCGGGTGGCCTGACGGCGCTTCTCGGCTCTATGATGGGTGGTCTCAGCAGCCCGGCCTTTGCCTCGTCCGCCGACGAAATCGTTCGCATTGGCTATCTGCCAATCACCGATGCCACCGCTCTGCTTGTTGCTCACGGCATGGGATATTTTGAGGATGAGGGCCTGAAGACCGAACGCCCGACCCTGATCCGTGGCTGGTCTCCGCTGGTCGAAGGCTTCGTTGCTGGCAAGTTCAACCTTGTCCACTTCCTCAAGCCGATCCCGGTCTGGATGCGCTACAACAACAACATCCCCGTCAAGCTGATGGCTTGGGCCCACACCAACGGTTCCGGTCTGGTGGTTGGCCGCCATACCGACATCGAGGATTTCTCACAGCTTGGTGGCAAGCAGGTGGCCGTGCCCTTCTGGTACTCGATGCACAACATCGTGCTGCAATATGCCCTGCGCAAGTCCGGCATTACACCGGTCATCAAAGGCGAAGGCGAAGCGCTGGCGGCCAATGAGTGCAACCTCCAGATCCTGCCGCCGCCCGAGATGCCTGCAGCTCTCGCCAGCAAGAAGATCGACGCCTATATCGTTGCCGAACCCTTCAACGCCATGGGTGAGATTAAGGCCGGAGCCCGGATGCTTCGCTTTACCGGTGACATCTGGAAGAACCATCCCTGCTGCGTGATCTGCATGCATGAGGAAGCCACCACCGAGAAGAAGGAATGGACCCAGAAGGTCATGAACGCGGTGGTTCGCGCCCAAATCTATGCCTCCCAGAACAAGGCAGAAGTTGCGCGTCTGATGTCGAAGGATGGCGAGAAATATCTTCCCATGCCAGCAAAGGTCGTTGAGCGCGCCATGACGCTCTACACCGAGGAAGAATCCTACGAGAAGAGCGGTGCCATCAAGCACGCCAGCGAATGGGGCAACGGTCGCATTGACTTCCAGCCATGGCCTTATCCGTCGGCGACCAAGTTGATCGTCGAGGAGATGAACAAGACCGTGGTAGGCGGGGATACGACCTTCCTCAACGGGCTTGATCCCCAGTTCGTCGCCGACGATCTCGTCAACTACGAATATGTGAAGAACGCTCTCGAGAAATATCCGGAGTGGAAGAACGATCCGTCAGTCAATGCTGCCGATCCATTCAACCGCGAAGAGATCCTGAGCCTATGA
- a CDS encoding OsmC family protein, with protein MSETPTALTGCLTPDVPAGLAPISKEGLEDLIAKGKANPQAIKTLKCKTVAEGRFRHANYIRDLQPYIVDEPPGLLGDDTAPNPSEASLAALGSCIAVGLHANAIARGITVQKLELSLEGDLNITAVWGTGDVSEKPVGFTDVRISVDMEADCPQSEIDELIAHVTQWSPVFNTFSRPVNMVAESV; from the coding sequence ATGTCTGAGACCCCAACCGCCCTGACCGGCTGCCTCACCCCTGATGTACCGGCTGGCCTCGCCCCGATTTCCAAGGAAGGTCTGGAAGACCTGATCGCGAAAGGCAAAGCCAATCCGCAGGCAATCAAGACCCTGAAATGCAAGACCGTTGCAGAGGGCCGTTTCCGTCACGCCAACTATATCCGTGATCTTCAGCCCTACATCGTTGATGAACCGCCGGGCCTTCTGGGCGACGACACCGCTCCGAACCCGTCTGAGGCCTCTCTTGCGGCCCTTGGCTCCTGTATTGCTGTCGGCCTTCATGCCAACGCGATTGCCCGCGGCATCACCGTTCAGAAGCTCGAGCTGTCTCTGGAAGGTGATCTCAACATCACCGCAGTCTGGGGCACCGGCGATGTTTCTGAAAAACCGGTCGGCTTCACCGATGTTCGCATTTCCGTCGACATGGAAGCGGATTGCCCGCAATCGGAAATCGACGAGTTGATCGCTCACGTGACCCAGTGGTCGCCGGTGTTCAACACCTTCTCTCGTCCGGTCAACATGGTGGCCGAGTCCGTTTGA
- a CDS encoding acyl-CoA dehydrogenase family protein: MNVAVAITEANFEEIERISSNELSPIVRKIDDERVYPEEIMRAYGAAGAYATHIDGPDGNTDLTNALLAMARASEECLSTGFCVWCQDTLAWYISSSDNEYLKSHVLPKVAKGMALGGTGMSNPLKAIAEIEPMRLKAVRVEGGYQVKGMLPWISNLTEDGYFGTMFHVDVEGQDQPKKVMAIIHAEWEGIKLRLDHDFVAMGGTATCNAQFRDVFVPDTFILGDPALDFIKRIRPGFVLLQCGMAAGIIKNCIDLMKQVEKPLGHINQYLEKQPSDIEAEYNALLADVLELAKTPYDQSDAFFKRVLEARLKGGELSVEAAHWAQLHCGARGYVTNGAAQRRLREAYFIAIVTPATKHLRKMIAELEA; encoded by the coding sequence ATGAACGTGGCTGTAGCGATCACCGAAGCCAACTTTGAGGAAATCGAACGCATTTCCTCCAACGAACTTTCGCCCATCGTCCGCAAGATCGACGACGAACGCGTGTATCCCGAAGAGATCATGCGCGCCTATGGGGCGGCTGGCGCCTATGCCACCCACATTGACGGACCAGACGGCAACACCGATCTGACCAACGCGCTTCTGGCTATGGCTCGCGCCTCTGAGGAATGCCTGTCGACCGGCTTCTGCGTCTGGTGTCAAGATACGCTGGCCTGGTACATCTCATCCTCTGACAACGAGTATTTGAAATCCCATGTCCTGCCGAAAGTCGCCAAAGGCATGGCGCTGGGCGGGACCGGCATGTCCAACCCGTTGAAGGCCATTGCCGAGATCGAACCGATGCGCCTCAAAGCTGTCCGCGTCGAGGGCGGCTATCAGGTCAAGGGCATGCTGCCGTGGATCTCCAACCTCACCGAAGACGGCTATTTCGGCACCATGTTCCATGTGGATGTGGAAGGTCAGGATCAGCCCAAGAAGGTTATGGCGATCATTCACGCCGAATGGGAAGGCATCAAGCTGCGCCTCGACCACGACTTTGTCGCGATGGGGGGCACCGCCACCTGCAACGCCCAGTTCCGCGATGTTTTCGTTCCGGACACTTTCATTCTCGGCGATCCCGCTCTCGATTTTATCAAGCGCATTCGCCCTGGCTTCGTTCTACTGCAATGTGGCATGGCCGCTGGCATCATCAAGAATTGCATTGACCTGATGAAACAGGTCGAGAAGCCGCTCGGGCATATCAATCAGTATCTCGAGAAGCAGCCTTCCGACATCGAAGCCGAGTATAACGCCCTGCTCGCCGATGTTCTGGAACTGGCCAAAACCCCTTACGACCAGTCAGATGCCTTTTTCAAGCGTGTGCTCGAAGCCCGTCTGAAGGGTGGAGAGCTGTCAGTCGAAGCCGCCCATTGGGCCCAGTTGCATTGCGGTGCCCGCGGTTATGTTACCAACGGAGCCGCCCAGCGCCGCCTTCGCGAAGCCTATTTCATTGCCATTGTTACACCCGCTACCAAGCATCTGCGCAAGATGATCGCAGAGCTGGAGGCTTGA
- a CDS encoding FAD-dependent oxidoreductase: MQNPFIIIGAGQAGMKAAETLRNSGYEGSLLMIGDEDWLPYQRPPLSKAYLKGELGEDRLFLKSPDFFKDKAIDFLGGKTVTAIDPNNHTITLSDGDMRAYSKLLLSTGTRARTLPIPGAELAGVHSLRSINDTKRIAADLKSARRVVIIGGGYIGLEFAAVAASMGKSIAVIEAQERVLARSVAPEMSAFFEDLHKSHGVDLVLGQGVAAIVGNGSVSSVQLASGETMPADLVLIAAGAIPNAELAMDAGIDNEQGILVDSACHTSAPDIYAAGDCAKFHSARFGSALRLESVQNASDQGKVAALSMLGQDARYDPVPWFWSDQYDVKLQIAGINQGYDRTEIVGDPASGRFSLKYFRGNRLLAVDSVNDPRSHMMARKDLARPRDELAA, encoded by the coding sequence ATGCAAAATCCATTCATCATCATTGGCGCTGGCCAGGCAGGCATGAAGGCCGCAGAAACCCTGCGCAACTCCGGGTATGAAGGCTCCTTGCTGATGATCGGCGACGAAGACTGGCTGCCCTATCAGCGCCCGCCCCTGTCAAAGGCCTATCTGAAAGGCGAGTTGGGCGAAGACCGCCTGTTTCTGAAGTCGCCAGACTTCTTCAAGGACAAGGCCATCGACTTTCTGGGCGGCAAAACAGTCACGGCCATTGATCCGAACAACCATACCATCACCCTGTCCGACGGCGACATGCGCGCCTACTCCAAGCTTCTGCTGAGCACCGGCACCCGCGCTCGCACCCTGCCGATCCCCGGAGCCGAGTTGGCAGGTGTTCATAGCCTTCGCAGCATCAACGACACCAAGAGGATCGCCGCTGACCTCAAGTCCGCCAGACGCGTCGTCATCATCGGCGGAGGATATATCGGACTGGAATTTGCCGCTGTTGCGGCCTCGATGGGCAAGTCCATTGCCGTCATCGAGGCGCAGGAGCGCGTGCTTGCCCGCTCGGTTGCGCCTGAAATGTCGGCCTTTTTCGAAGATTTGCACAAGAGCCACGGCGTTGATCTGGTGCTTGGTCAAGGCGTGGCGGCCATCGTTGGCAACGGATCCGTCTCCTCTGTCCAGCTGGCATCTGGGGAGACCATGCCCGCAGATCTGGTCCTGATCGCGGCCGGAGCCATCCCCAATGCCGAGTTGGCCATGGATGCCGGGATTGATAACGAACAGGGGATCCTTGTCGACAGCGCCTGCCACACCAGCGCCCCGGACATCTATGCCGCCGGGGACTGCGCAAAGTTTCACTCAGCCCGTTTTGGCAGCGCTCTCCGGCTCGAAAGCGTCCAGAATGCGTCTGATCAAGGCAAGGTCGCAGCCCTGTCGATGCTGGGTCAGGACGCGAGATACGATCCGGTTCCGTGGTTCTGGTCGGATCAATATGATGTCAAGTTGCAGATCGCGGGCATCAATCAGGGCTATGACCGAACCGAAATCGTCGGAGATCCGGCATCGGGGCGCTTTTCCCTCAAATACTTCCGTGGCAACCGCCTACTTGCGGTTGACTCCGTCAATGACCCCCGCTCCCATATGATGGCGAGAAAAGACCTCGCCCGCCCAAGAGATGAGCTGGCGGCCTGA
- the cynS gene encoding cyanase, whose protein sequence is MSEIPTKLMSKIEMTELIMAAKFINKKSWKEISAAAGMSEVFVVSACLGQNSLPEEAAVKVASFLDLGNRAKDVEIALQLPPKKGQEAEAVSKDPLIYRFHEIIYVYGDTIKELIHEEFGDGIMSAIDFDLKIDRVENPKGDRVLVSMTGKFLKYNQW, encoded by the coding sequence ATGTCTGAAATACCTACCAAACTGATGTCGAAAATCGAAATGACCGAACTCATCATGGCAGCCAAGTTCATCAACAAGAAGAGCTGGAAAGAAATCTCCGCGGCTGCCGGCATGTCCGAAGTCTTCGTTGTATCTGCTTGCCTTGGTCAGAACTCCTTGCCCGAAGAAGCAGCCGTAAAGGTCGCCAGCTTCCTTGATCTTGGCAATCGCGCAAAAGACGTGGAAATCGCCCTGCAGCTGCCCCCAAAGAAGGGTCAGGAAGCCGAGGCCGTCTCCAAAGACCCGCTGATCTATCGTTTCCACGAAATCATCTATGTCTATGGCGACACGATCAAGGAACTCATCCACGAAGAATTCGGAGACGGCATCATGAGCGCGATCGACTTCGACCTGAAAATCGACCGCGTCGAGAATCCGAAGGGCGACCGCGTGCTCGTCTCCATGACCGGCAAGTTCCTGAAGTATAATCAGTGGTAA
- a CDS encoding 2Fe-2S iron-sulfur cluster-binding protein codes for MISVTFVNEAGDKQTLEGRPGDSVMQLAVMHGIEGIEGECGGSMSCATCHCHVDDGWKEKTGSPCETELDMLEFAEGEMTERSRLSCQLRLSEELNGLTIWTVSK; via the coding sequence ATGATTTCAGTTACCTTTGTGAACGAGGCTGGTGACAAGCAGACCCTTGAAGGCAGACCAGGCGACAGCGTCATGCAGCTTGCCGTGATGCACGGCATTGAAGGCATCGAAGGGGAATGCGGCGGCTCGATGAGCTGCGCGACCTGCCATTGCCATGTCGATGACGGCTGGAAGGAAAAGACCGGCTCCCCGTGCGAAACCGAGCTCGACATGCTCGAATTTGCCGAAGGTGAAATGACCGAGCGGTCCCGGCTGAGCTGCCAGTTGCGCCTCAGCGAAGAGCTCAACGGTCTGACCATCTGGACAGTCAGCAAATAG